Genomic segment of Avibacterium volantium:
AAAATCGGTTTTTGTCCGTTGCAAGAATTAGGCATCAGCAAAATTGTACTCACGGGATCGGGCGGGCCTTTCCGTTATACGGATCTTTCAGAATTTGATCAGATCACGCCAGAACAGGCGGTAGCTCACCCCAATTGGTCAATGGGCAAAAAAATCTCAGTGGATTCCGCCACAATGATGAATAAAGGCTTGGAATATATTGAAGCCCGTTGGTTATTCAATGCCAGTGCAGATGAAATGGAAGTGATCATTCATCCGCAGTCTATCATTCATTCTATGGTGCGTTATATTGATGGCTCAGTGATTGCGCAAATGGGCAATCCAGATATGCGTACGCCAATTGCGGAAACAATGGCTTATCCACAGCGTACCTTTGCAGGTGTTGCGCCACTGGATTTTTATCAACTCAATGGGCTGACTTTTTTAGCGCCAGATTATCAGCGTTACCCTTGTTTAAAATTGGCCATTGATGCCTTTGCCGCAGGGCAATATGCCACAACCGCAATGAATGCGGCGAATGAAATTTCCGTTGAAGCCTTTTTAAATCGTCAAATTAAATTTACCGATATTGCTAAAGTGAATACGCAAGTGGTAGAAAAAATTAGCCCGCAACAGATTCAATCTATTGATGATGTGTTAGACGTGGATAAAAACGCACGCGCTTTAGCGTGGCAAATTATTCAAGCAAAATAACATTTTGTTTTCGTTACAAATAAATCAGGGCTAGCGAAAGTTCGCCTTGATTTTTATACATAATTCTGTGCGTTTTCATAGTAAGTAATAGCATATTATGATATATTCAGCCATTAATTTTGTAACTAGAAAATCCTTGATGAATGACTGAGATTGACTTAAACAATATTCCCCAACACGTTGCCATTATTATGGATGGCAATGGGCGCTGGGCAAAACAGCAAGGAAAAATGCGTATATTCGGGCATAAAAATGGTGTGGCGGCAGTGCGTCAAGCGGTTTCCTATGCACGAAAAATTGGTGTTAAGGTGCTGACGCTTTATGCCTTCAGCAGTGAAAATTGGACGCGTCCTGAAACAGAAGTCAGTGCATTAATGACACTTTTTATGCAAGCACTGGATTTAGAAGTGAAAAAATTGCATAAAAATAATATCCGTCTAAACATTATTGGGGATACATCCCGTTTTAGCGAAAAATTACAACAAAAAATCGAAAAAGCAGAAAAATTAACCGAAAATAACACCGCACTTACTTTAAACATTGCAGCTAATTATGGTGGAGACTGGGATATTGTGCAGGCAGCAAAACAGCTTGCAAGCCTTGTTAAAGCGGAAAAGTTAGCACTTGATGAGATCACAACAGAACGTTTTCAACAACATTTGGTTACTCAAGATCAGCCAATGGTGGATTTATTAATTCGCACCAGTGGTGAACAGCGAGTCAGTAATTTTTTACTCTGGCAAATAGCCTATGCAGAATTTTATTTTTCTGATGTGCTATGGCCAGATTTTAACGAACAAGAATTTAATCAAGCTATTTTGGCTTATCAACAACGAAATCGCCGTTTTGGTGGAGCAGAACAAGAGGACTAAACTGTGCTTAAACAACGTGTTATTTCCGCAATTATTTTAATTGCCATTGTTTGTGCAGCGCTATTTTTATTTTCGCCTTTTTATTTTGCCTTAGCCTTAGGCGCAGTGGCGAGCTTAGGGATTTGGGAGTGGACACAATTTGCGCAAGTTAAAAATAAATTTTGGCGCATTGTGGTGGCAGGTTTAGCGGGTGCGGTGCTTTTTTTATGGATTTTAAGCGAAGCCAATTATCTCAATGCAGGCCGTGTGTTTGAACATTATGCGGAGCCAATTTTATTAAGCGCAGTGATTTGGTGGATTGTGGCACTTGGCTTTGTGGTGAGTTATCCAAATTCTGCCAAGTTATGGGCAAAATCGGTGATTTTGCAAGGCGTTTTCGCCATTGTAACCCTTGTGCCTTTTATTGTAGCCGTGTTGCGCTTGCGTTTAGATGGTTACGTTGCCAACCCTTATCACGGCTTAATGTTGCTCTTTTATGTGTTTATTTTGGTATGGGCAGCGGATTCTGGCGCTTATTTTGCTGGTCGCAAATTCGGAAAACATAAACTTGCGCCAAAAGTTTCCCCAGGGAAAACGTGGCAAGGTGTGTTCGGTGGGCTGATTACCGCTGGCGTGCTAGCAGGGATTTTTATGCAAGTCGCCCCACAAGATTTATTCAATGTACCAACTGCGCCTTTTATCACTTTATCTGTTGCTACAGTGGCAATTTCTGTACTGGGCGATTTAACGGAAAGTATGTTTAAGCGCGAAAGTGGGATTAAAGACAGCAGTAATTTGATCCCTGGACACGGTGGGATTTTAGATCGAATCGATAGTCTTACCGCCGCCGTGCCATTCTTTGCGTATTTCTATTTTTATGTGTTGTAGGAAAAAACAGATATGTCCTTTTTGTGGTCGCTAGGTTCATTTTTGATTGCCATTTGTGTACTGGTTTTTGTACACGAGTACGGACATTTTTGGGCTGCCAGAAAGTGCGGTGTAAAAGTTGAACGTTTTTCTATCGGTTTCGGCAAAGTGCTGTGGTCGTTCTTTGATAAAAAAGGCACCGAGTTTTCTATCTCACTGATTCCCTTAGGCGGCTATGTGAAAATGCTTGATGAGCGTAACGAAGCCGTACCAGAAGGGTTGAAATCTCAAGCCTTTAATAATAAATCTGTGGCACAACGTGCTTTTGTGATTGCAGCAGGCCCGATGGCGAATTTTATTTTTGCTATATTGGCTTATTGGCTGGTGTATTCCATTGGGATTCCTAGCGTAAAACCTGTGATCGCAGAGGTTCGACCAGCGTCCATTGCGGCACAAGCGCAAATTCAACCTGATTCACAAATTATCGCCATTGATGGCACAGCAACACCAGATTGGGAAACCATCAATATGGTGCTTGCCACCAAAATGGGCAATCCAAATGTAGAAATTACCCTGTCGCCTTTTGGTTCAGATGTAAAACAGCAACGAACTTTAGATTTAGCCAATTGGCGATTCGACCCTGAAAAAGAAAGTGCTTTTGGCGCGTTGGGTATGATTCCAGTGCGAACTAAAGTTGAAATGACCTTGTCTAAAGTGGCGGAAAATTCCCCTGCACAAAAAGCAGGTTTGCAGGTGGGGGATAAATTTTATACCAATACTGGCGAGCCAATGAATTGGCAAGATTTTATTCAAGATGTGCAAAAAGGGCAGCCTTTTACATTGAGAATTGAACGAGCAGGGGAAACCTTATATAAAACCTTAACGCCAGTGTTAAATGAAAAAGGTAAATGGTTTGTTGGCGTATCGCCAACGGTTCAGCCCCTTGATGAAAAATATCGCACGGAATTAAAATATGGTGTTTTTGAGGCTTTACAGAAAGGCGTAGAAAAAACCAAGGATTTAATGCTACTGACGGTAAAAGTAATTGGTAAATTATTTACCGGTGATCTTTCTTTAAATAATCTAAGTGGACCGATTTCTATTGCCAAGGGCGCAGGGATTTCCTCGGGAATTGGTTTTGTTTATTATTTAAGTTTTATGGCATTAATTAGTGTAAATTTAGGCATTATGAATTTGTTCCCGTTACCTGTGTTAGACGGCGGACATTTAATTTTTCTTGCCGCTGAGGCGATAAAGGGCAAACCGCTTTCGCAAAAGGTGCAAGATACCGCTTATAAAATTGGTGCAATATGCTTATTAGCTTTAACAGCATTTGCTTTGTTTAACGATTTCTTACGTTTATAACTCTTTCTTTTACAAGGATAAAAGTAACAATGAAAAAACTTTTAATCGCAAGTTTATTATTGGGTTCAACCACGGTGATGGCTGCCCCTTTTGTTGTGCAAGATATTCGTGTCGATGGCGTTCAGGCTGGCACGGAAGGCAAAATTCTTGCGAATTTACCCGTTCGAGTTGGGCAACGAGCAACAGATAAAGATATTGCCAATGTTGTAAGAACCTTGTTCTTACAAGGTTATGAAGGGGTTAAAGCCGCACGAGAAGGAAATACGCTAGTTATTTCTGTGCAACAACGCCCAATTATTGCCGATGTGATTCTTGACGGTAATAGTTCAATTCCAAATGAAGCCTTGAAAGATAATTTAGATTCTAATGGCTTTGCCGTTGGTGATGTATTGAATTTTGATAAATTAGAGGCTTTCCGTCAAAGTTTACTTGATCATTATCACAGTGTAGGTCGCTATAACGCAAAAGTGGAAACGATTGTTACGCCATTGCCAAATAATCGTGCGGAAGTAAAAATCCAAATTAAAGAAAATGATGTGGCACTGTTAAAAGGGATCACCTTTGAAGGAAACAATGCCTTTAGCTCAAGTAAATTACAAGAGCAAATGGAATTACAACCTGATGCTTGGTGGAAACTTTTTGGTAATAAATTTGATTCCGTACAATTTGGTAAAGATCTTGAATTGTTAAGAGATTTTTATTTAGAACGAGGATATGCTAAGTTCCAAATTACGGGTACGGATGTCAAGTTGAATAATGAAAAAACAGAAGCAAATATTTCAATTTCTCTTAATGAAGGTGCTGAATATATTGTTAAGAGTGTACGTATAGTAGGTAATGTAGCAGGAATGGAGAAAGAATTGTCACCTTTACTGCGGTTGATTCGTATTAATTCATCTTTCCGTCGTAGCGATATAAATGCTGTAGAAAATGCTATTAAGGCGACATTAGGTGAGCAAGGATATGCTAATCCACAAGTTAATGTGTCCCCTGTATTTGATGACGAGGGCCGTGCAATTGAATTAACTTTTGTTGTTGATGTAGGGCATCGTTATTATGTTCGTCAGATCCGTTTTGAAGGTAACACGGTAAGTGCTGATAGTACGCTACGTCAAGAAATGCGTCAGCAAGAAGGTGCATGGCTTTCTTCTCAATTAATTGAATTGGGCAAAGTGCGATTGGAAAGAACGGGATTTTTTGAAACTGTAGAATCTCGTACAGAGGTAGTCCCAAATATTAATGACCAGATTGATGTAATCTATAAGGTAAAAGAACGCAATACTGGTAGCATTAACTTTGGTGTTGGTTATGGCACCGAAAGTGGATTTAGCTATCAAGCTAGTGTGAAACAAGATAACTTCTTAGGAATGGGGTCTTCTATCAGTTTAGGTGGCTCACGTAATGATTATGGTACCAGTGTTAATTTAGGTTATACGGAACCTTATTTTACTAAAGATGGCGTAAGTTTGGGGGGGAATGCATTTTTTGAAAAATATGATAACTCAAAAAATAATACTTCTGCTTCTTATAGTCGTACGACTTACGGCGTAAATGGAACGCTTGGGTTTCCAGTAAACGAAAACAATTCATATTATATCGGGTTAGGTTATGTTTATAATAAATTAAAAGATGTGCGACCTGAATATAATCGAGATCTTTACCGTGAGTCAATGAATATTGAGGATTGGACATTTAAGTCTCAAGATTTCGATCTTTCTTTTGGCTGGAATTATAATAGCTTAAATCGTGGGTATTTCCCTACATCTGGTGCAAGAGCTTCTATTGGTGGAAAAATTACTATCCCTGGGTCGGATAATAAATATTATAAAGTATCTGCAGATGTACAAGGATTTTATCCACTAGATCGAGATCATCAATGGGTTATTTCTGCTAAAGCTTCTGCAGCTTATGCGAATGGTTTTGGTGGAAAGCGTTTACCGTTCTACCAAAATTATAGTGCAGGGGGCATGGGGAGCTTGCGTGGCTTTGCTAATGGAGCTATTGGTGCAAAAGCTATTTATTGGGCAGATGTTTGCAATAACGGTAACGGTGGTTATTGTCAAGCAGGAGTAAGTAATGATATCATTGGTGGCAATGCTATGGCCACTGCAAGTGTAGAAATTATTGTTCCTACACCATTTGTAGCAGATAAAAATCAACGTAGTGTCAGAACCTCACTTTTTGTTGACGCTGCAAGTGTGTGGAACACTAAATGGAAAAAAGAAGGTAAATCTGACTTCCCTTATTTACCTGATTTCAGTGATCCAAGTCGAATTCGTTCGTCTGCAGGCGTTGCGTTTCAGTGGCAATCACCGATTGGTCCTTTAGTATTCTCTTATGCAAAACCAATTAAAAAATATGAAGGTGATGAAATTGAACAGTTCCAATTTAGTATTGGTGGTTCATTTTAATTGGAACTCATTTGATTTTTTATAGTCTAAGTGGAAGTTCAAAGCTGATAGTGTTTTATCTATCATAATACGATTAATAATTAACTTTTTAAAGGAAATTAAAAAATGAAAAAAGCAGTGAAATTAACCGCACTTTCTTTGGCATTAGCATTCAGTTCTGTAGCGATGGCTGATGATAATACCGCTTTTGTTAATGTAGATTACTTATTTGCAAATCATCCTGCGCGTCAGATTGAAATTAAAAAATTAGATGATGAATTTAAAGCACCATCTGAAAAATTACAGGCTGCGGAAAAAGCTTTGCAAGATAAGAAAACAGGATTTGAAAAAGAAGTTGATGGGAAAGTGAAAGCTTTGGAAAAAGAGGCATCTAAATTGCGTCAAGCTGATATCAAAAAACGCCAAGATGAGATCTCACAATTATTACAAAAACGTGATGAAGAGTATAAAAAATTGGCGCAAGAATATCAGAAAGATTTAGCTAAATTCCGTCAAGATGTACAAAAACGTCAAATTGAAGTTGAGCGTAAATTATTAACAGAAATTCAACAAGCTACA
This window contains:
- the bamA gene encoding outer membrane protein assembly factor BamA; protein product: MKKLLIASLLLGSTTVMAAPFVVQDIRVDGVQAGTEGKILANLPVRVGQRATDKDIANVVRTLFLQGYEGVKAAREGNTLVISVQQRPIIADVILDGNSSIPNEALKDNLDSNGFAVGDVLNFDKLEAFRQSLLDHYHSVGRYNAKVETIVTPLPNNRAEVKIQIKENDVALLKGITFEGNNAFSSSKLQEQMELQPDAWWKLFGNKFDSVQFGKDLELLRDFYLERGYAKFQITGTDVKLNNEKTEANISISLNEGAEYIVKSVRIVGNVAGMEKELSPLLRLIRINSSFRRSDINAVENAIKATLGEQGYANPQVNVSPVFDDEGRAIELTFVVDVGHRYYVRQIRFEGNTVSADSTLRQEMRQQEGAWLSSQLIELGKVRLERTGFFETVESRTEVVPNINDQIDVIYKVKERNTGSINFGVGYGTESGFSYQASVKQDNFLGMGSSISLGGSRNDYGTSVNLGYTEPYFTKDGVSLGGNAFFEKYDNSKNNTSASYSRTTYGVNGTLGFPVNENNSYYIGLGYVYNKLKDVRPEYNRDLYRESMNIEDWTFKSQDFDLSFGWNYNSLNRGYFPTSGARASIGGKITIPGSDNKYYKVSADVQGFYPLDRDHQWVISAKASAAYANGFGGKRLPFYQNYSAGGMGSLRGFANGAIGAKAIYWADVCNNGNGGYCQAGVSNDIIGGNAMATASVEIIVPTPFVADKNQRSVRTSLFVDAASVWNTKWKKEGKSDFPYLPDFSDPSRIRSSAGVAFQWQSPIGPLVFSYAKPIKKYEGDEIEQFQFSIGGSF
- the ispC gene encoding 1-deoxy-D-xylulose-5-phosphate reductoisomerase; its protein translation is MQKQQKLVILGSTGSIGTSTLSVIEHNPEKYQAFALVGGRNVQLMVEQCVKFQPTFAALDDESAAKNLTEKLTALGLRTQVLSGQKAICQLAAHPEADQVMAAIVGAAGLLPTLSAVQAGKRVLLANKESLVTCGQLFIDEVKKNHAQLLPVDSEHNAIFQSLPPQAQEKIGFCPLQELGISKIVLTGSGGPFRYTDLSEFDQITPEQAVAHPNWSMGKKISVDSATMMNKGLEYIEARWLFNASADEMEVIIHPQSIIHSMVRYIDGSVIAQMGNPDMRTPIAETMAYPQRTFAGVAPLDFYQLNGLTFLAPDYQRYPCLKLAIDAFAAGQYATTAMNAANEISVEAFLNRQIKFTDIAKVNTQVVEKISPQQIQSIDDVLDVDKNARALAWQIIQAK
- a CDS encoding OmpH family outer membrane protein — translated: MKKAVKLTALSLALAFSSVAMADDNTAFVNVDYLFANHPARQIEIKKLDDEFKAPSEKLQAAEKALQDKKTGFEKEVDGKVKALEKEASKLRQADIKKRQDEISQLLQKRDEEYKKLAQEYQKDLAKFRQDVQKRQIEVERKLLTEIQQATTKVAKDKKFTAVLDEKAAIYAVEGKNITEDVLKAIPVPAAAPAQAK
- the rseP gene encoding sigma E protease regulator RseP, translated to MSFLWSLGSFLIAICVLVFVHEYGHFWAARKCGVKVERFSIGFGKVLWSFFDKKGTEFSISLIPLGGYVKMLDERNEAVPEGLKSQAFNNKSVAQRAFVIAAGPMANFIFAILAYWLVYSIGIPSVKPVIAEVRPASIAAQAQIQPDSQIIAIDGTATPDWETINMVLATKMGNPNVEITLSPFGSDVKQQRTLDLANWRFDPEKESAFGALGMIPVRTKVEMTLSKVAENSPAQKAGLQVGDKFYTNTGEPMNWQDFIQDVQKGQPFTLRIERAGETLYKTLTPVLNEKGKWFVGVSPTVQPLDEKYRTELKYGVFEALQKGVEKTKDLMLLTVKVIGKLFTGDLSLNNLSGPISIAKGAGISSGIGFVYYLSFMALISVNLGIMNLFPLPVLDGGHLIFLAAEAIKGKPLSQKVQDTAYKIGAICLLALTAFALFNDFLRL
- a CDS encoding phosphatidate cytidylyltransferase encodes the protein MLKQRVISAIILIAIVCAALFLFSPFYFALALGAVASLGIWEWTQFAQVKNKFWRIVVAGLAGAVLFLWILSEANYLNAGRVFEHYAEPILLSAVIWWIVALGFVVSYPNSAKLWAKSVILQGVFAIVTLVPFIVAVLRLRLDGYVANPYHGLMLLFYVFILVWAADSGAYFAGRKFGKHKLAPKVSPGKTWQGVFGGLITAGVLAGIFMQVAPQDLFNVPTAPFITLSVATVAISVLGDLTESMFKRESGIKDSSNLIPGHGGILDRIDSLTAAVPFFAYFYFYVL
- the uppS gene encoding polyprenyl diphosphate synthase; protein product: MTEIDLNNIPQHVAIIMDGNGRWAKQQGKMRIFGHKNGVAAVRQAVSYARKIGVKVLTLYAFSSENWTRPETEVSALMTLFMQALDLEVKKLHKNNIRLNIIGDTSRFSEKLQQKIEKAEKLTENNTALTLNIAANYGGDWDIVQAAKQLASLVKAEKLALDEITTERFQQHLVTQDQPMVDLLIRTSGEQRVSNFLLWQIAYAEFYFSDVLWPDFNEQEFNQAILAYQQRNRRFGGAEQED